A genomic window from Purpureocillium takamizusanense chromosome 2, complete sequence includes:
- a CDS encoding uncharacterized protein (EggNog:ENOG503P4Y5~TransMembrane:1 (i12-31o)~COG:I) — protein MMFGGSARSTRGTALIVGAVIFLLVFIGLIFNHLDSWELPVTTNTPGDKTSHGLPDTPPAPPPSSKNPPPFSESTASQYAAELRSFYLKHLRKPSVKPDEPKYKPWGAFDWTLPADPRWKQRMGENLCIIDLDNRPFKESGEIFGPDTMSWDDPPKVHGISLGILNHWLYAKIHGYKYYYINIGEYPDRRASWKKPPIMGKILKEHDVCIYIDSDAIFHRLDLPMEWLLNYWQLYPDGNSLALAVDPDTDFNKDRFNKLYVNTGFIIAQNNPTTYKIFDAWQKCPDDGEPYPECTEFRLNEPGKPTDQGGFGTFVRYNFTEHIRELPCTEANGFPESDSGCKGQFIRHLWTGKQDQIKIDVGEQLPGPYLQMFHERFTAERSSYYINEPDLMAKGPKASVKKPPKDVAKGGS, from the exons ATGATGTTTGGCGGCTCAGCTCGGTCCACCAGGGGCaccgccctcatcgtcggggcggtcatcttcctcctcgtctttATCGGCTTGATATTCAACCACCTCGACTCGTGGGAACTGCCCGTAAC GACCAATACGCCGGGCGACAAGACGAGCCACGGGCTCCCcgacacgccgcccgcgccgccgccatcgtcaaaaAACCCGCCGCCTTTTAGTgagtcgacggcctcgcagtacgccgccgagctgcgcaGCTTCTATCTCAAGCACCTGCGCAAGCCCTCGGTCAAGCCCGACGAACCCAAGTACAAGCCATGGGGCGCCTTTGACTGgacgctgcccgccgaccCGCGGTGGAAGCAGCGCATGGGCGAGAACCTCTGCATCATCGACCTTGACAACCGCCCTTTTAAAGAGTCGGGCGAGATTTTTGGGCCGGACACTATGAGTTGGGACGATCCGCCCAAGGTCCACGGCATCTCGCTCGGCATCCTGAACCACTGGCTCTATG CCAAGATTCATGGCTACAAGTACTACTATATCAACATTGGCGAATACCCCGACCGCCGTGCCTCGTGGAAGaagccgcccatcatgggcAAGATTCTCAAGGAGCATGACGTCTGCATCTACATCGACTCGGACGCCATCTTCCACCGTCTCGACCTGCCCATGGAATGGCTACTCAACTACTGGCAGCTTTACCCTGACGGGAACTCGCTCGCTCTGGCCGTTGACCCCGATACCGACTTCAACAAGGACCGGTTCAACAAGCTCTACGTCAACACGGgcttcatcatcgcccagAACAACCCCACCACGTACAAGATCTTCGACGCCTGGCAAAAGTGCCCCGATGATGGCGAGCCGTACCCCGAGTGCACCGAATTCCGCCTCAACGAACCGGGAAAGCCCACCGACCAGGGCGGCTTCGGCACCTTTGTGCGCTACAATTTCACCGAGCACATCCGCGAGCTGCCCTGCACCGAAGCCAACGGCTTCCCCGAGAGCGATTCGGGTTGCAAGGGTCAGTTTATCCGCCACCTGTGGACCGGCAAGCAAGACCAGATCAAGatcgacgtcggcgagcagctccccGGGCCGTACTTGCAAATGTTCCACGAGCGCTTCACCGCCGAGCGCAGCTCCTACTACATAAACGAGCCCGACCTCATGGCCAAGGGACCCAAGGCCTCGGTCAAGAAGCCACCCAAAGACGTGGCAAAGGGTGGCTCGTGA
- the BTN1 gene encoding battenin CLN3 protein (COG:S~EggNog:ENOG503NUKN~TransMembrane:10 (i40-61o73-93i100-119o125-146i158-179o191-209i279-298o318-336i348-368o374-393i)~BUSCO:EOG09263C1V), protein MTNRSPSASGLLPMPGAPSSSWAAYSARMAALARHPDTKVLIAFWLLGLINNVLYVIILSAAQDLVGTLPKGIVLLADVVPSFFVKLIAPYFIHRVPYRVRVLVFIALSAAGMLMVALTPPSRSVAVKMVGVVLASLSSGGGELSFLGLSHYYGHVSLVGWGSGTGAAGLVGAGLYVVLTEWWRLGVRDSLLFSACLPAIMFVSFFWILPHDPMQRGPGHKDYETVPDDDLAQDEVDEMAPGAASSALLAPGLSSTHAAYSAHAAHQSSLRKNLKRARALFVPYMAPLLLVYVAEYTINQGVAPTLLFPVDQSPFRELRGFYPFYGFLYQLGVFISRSSTPFLRIHRLYIPSFLQIGNLVLLTLHALYYFIPSVYIIFVIIFWEGLLGGAVYVNCFAEIMENVPAEEREFSLSATTVSDSAGICIAGLVGIVMETSLCDYQVAHGRDWCRQIKVRHD, encoded by the exons atgaCCAACCGCTCCCCTTCGGCCTccgggctgctgcccatgcccggcgcgccatcgtcgtcgtgggcggcctACTCGGCTCGCATGGCCGCCCTGGCCCGCCACCCGGACACCAAGGTCCTCATCGCCTTCTGGCTGCTCG GCCTCATCAACAATGTCCTCTAcgtcatcatcctctccgccgcgcaggacctcgtcggcacCCTCCCCAAAGGCatcgtgctgctggccgacgtcgtccCGTCCTTCTTCGTTAAGCTCATCGCGCCCTACTTCATCCACCGCGTGCCCTACCGCGtgcgcgtcctcgtcttcatcgccctctccgccgcgggCATGCTCATGGTCGCCCTCAccccgccctcgcgctccgtcgccgtcaagatggtcggcgtcgtcctcgccagcctcagcagcggcggcggcgagctcagCTTCCTCGGCCTGTCCCACTACTACGGCCACGTCAGTCTTGTCGGCTGGGGCTCCGGCActggcgccgcggggctcgtcggcgccggcctctACGTCGTGCTGACCGAGTGGtggcgcctcggcgtccgCGACAGCCTGCTCTTCTCGGCGTGCTTGCCGGCCATCATGTTCGTGAGCTTCTTCTGGATCCTGCCGCATGATCCGATGCAGCGCGGTCCGGGCCACAAGGACTACGAGACCGTGCCGGATGACGACCTGGCccaggacgaggtcgacgaaATGGCccccggcgcggcgtcgtcggcgctcctcgccccAGGTCTGTCGAGCACGCACGCCGCATATTCGGCGCACGCTGCGCACCAAAGCTCGCTTCGGAAGAACCTGAAACGGGCCAGAGCGCTTTTCGTCCCGTACATGGCGCCCTTGCTGCTCGTGTACGTCGCCGAATACACCATCAACCAGGGCGTTGCGCCGACGCTGCTCTTCCCGGTCGATCAGTCGCCGTTTAGGGAACTCCGGGGCTTCTACCCCTTTTACGGCTTTCTCTACCAGCTCGGCGTTTTCATCTCCCGGTCATCAACGCCATTTCTGCGCATCCATCGCTTGTACATACCGTCCTTTCTCCAGATCGGCAACCTCGTGCTCCTCACCCTCCACGCGCTTTACTACTTTATCCCCTCCGTGTACATCATCTTCGTCATCATCTTTTGggagggcctgctcggcggcgccgtgtaCGTCAACTGCTTCGCCGAGATCATGGAGAACgtgcccgccgaggagcgcgagtTTAGCCTCAGCGCCACGACGGTGAGCGACAGCGCGGGCATATGCATCGCCGGCTTGGTCGGCATTGTCATGGAGACGAGCCTGTGCGATTACCAGGTTGCGCACGGGCGAGACTGGTGCCGGCAGATCAAGGTGCGCCATGATTGA
- a CDS encoding uncharacterized protein (COG:S~EggNog:ENOG503NW3K~TransMembrane:12 (i86-106o118-141i153-173o179-199i211-234o246-268i310-336o348-371i391-410o416-440i461-478o484-505i)), which translates to MTAVEGVPATHQDDAVPPEQQPAGGDTTDTEVDTTNDMPVDAPAAVVASADDDAEKAAPAKPSDADIDWDRHPENPRNWPAWRKTLQITSVSSMGFVTSIATSIMSPARVQLMDEFGVGSTTALVPLAMYVFALGFGPVMGGPLSETFGRRPIYLYGMPLGALFTLGAGFTHNFGALCFLRFMAGFCWAPLLAVPSATISETFAPKTRGPVSAVFILMPFLGPGLGPVIGSFLVSRKDWRWTQWTLLFMAIFCMLQTPFNGETFAPIIQRRIAKRRGEAVPPQAPLTARLGAFARVGLIRPLHMLATEPIVTFLCLYVAVNFGILFSFFAAVPYTFTLVYGFDLEHSGLVFLSIVVGCFLGLLTILLCDVLIYRPRTARHPLRRIPPENRLYPMMISCFGLPVGLFWFAWTARSGVSWASPTVAIVPFAWGNLCVFVGAIQYKADTYHGSVIASAVSANNLARYGFAGAFPLFTIQMYKSLGIGWATSLLGFVSIALLPIPWVLFKYGPTIRAKSKYETVSYD; encoded by the exons AtgacggccgtcgagggcgtcccGGCCACGCACcaggacgacgccgtcccgccggagcagcagcccgccggcggcgacaccactGACACCGAGGTCGACACCACAAACGACATGCCCGTGGATGCGCCCGCTGCAGTTGTCGCcagtgccgacgacgacgcggagaAGGCTGCCCCTGCGAAGCCGTCGGATGCCGACATCGACTGGGACCGGCACCCCGAGAACCCGCGCAACTGGCCGGCTTGGAGAAAGACGTTGCAGATTACATCCGTATCGTCCATGGGCTTCGTCAC CTCCATCGCCACGTCCATCATGAGTCCCGCCCGCGTACAGCTCATGGACGAgttcggcgtcggcagcaccaccgccctcgtGCCCCTCGCCATGTAcgtcttcgccctcggcttCGGCCCCGTCATGGGCGGCCCGCTGTCCGAGACGtttggccgccggcccatcTACCTGTACGGCATGccgctcggcgccctcttcaccctcggcgccggcttcACGCACAACTTTGGCGCGCTGTGCTTCCTGCGCTTCATGGCGGGCTTTTGCTGggcgccgctcctcgccgtgccgTCGGCCACCATCTCGGAGACGTTTGCGCCCAAGACGAGGGGGCCCGTGTCGGCCGTGTTTATCCTGATGCCTTTTCTCGGACCGGGACTCGG CCCCGTCATCGGCTCGTTCCTCGTGAGCCGCAAGGACTGGCGCTGGACGCAGTGGACCCTGCTCTTCATGGCCATCTTCTGCATGCTGCAGACGCCCTTCAACGGCGAGACGTTTGCGCCCATCATCCagcgccgcatcgccaagcgccgcggcgaggccgtgccCCCGCAGGCGCCCCTGACGGCTCGgctcggcgcctttgcccGCGTCGGCCTCATCCGCCCGCTGCACATGCTCGCGACCGAGCCCATCGTCACCTTCCTGTGCCTCTACGTGGCCGTCAACTTCGGCATCCTCTTcagcttcttcgccgccgtgccgtaCACCTTCACACTCGTGTACGGCTTCGACCTTGAGCACTCGGGTCTCGTCTTcctctccatcgtcgtcggctgcttcctcggcctgctgACCATCCTGCTGTGCGACGTCCTCATCTACCGCCCCAGGACGGCGCGACATCCGCTCCGGCGCATCCCGCCGGAGAATCGCCTCTACCCCATGATGATATCCTGCTTCGGGCTGCCCGTCGGCCTGTTCTGGTTCGCGTGGACCGCGCGCTCCGGCGTGTCGTGGGCGAGCCCCACGGTGGCCATTGTGCCCTTTGCGTGGGGTAACCTGTGCGTCTTTGTCGGTGCCATCCAGTACAAGGCGGACACGTACCACGGGAGCGTGATTGCGAGCGCAGTGAGCGCAAATAACCTGGCGCGGTACGGCTTCGCCGGCGCGTTTCCCTTGTTTACCATCCAGA TGTACAAGTCGCTGGGCATAGGCTGGGCCACGAGCCTGTTGGGATTCGTCTCCATCGCTCTGCTCCCGATTCCTTGGGTGCTGTTCAAGTATGGTCCCACGATCCGGGCAAAGAGCAAGTATGAGACGGTGAGCTACGATTGA
- a CDS encoding uncharacterized protein (SECRETED:SignalP(1-33~SECRETED:cutsite=ALC-SP~SECRETED:prob=0.2599)~EggNog:ENOG503P236~COG:I~MEROPS:MER0033235) has product MPNPQIPRSKSHFIMLPKTSFVWLTAITAGALCSPATGSNQCQPAGLVDLGYAKHVPTYVNTTASGQRVAIYKNIRFARAPTDDLRFRAPDANLPHVDGVQDGKVPWQSTDCIASAPAFAPFPAINGTTWGREDCLFLDVYVPEGVRPGDNVPVLHNFHGSAYAFGNKEMFMNPMGLFDLMHRQSLGKFIVVGNNYRMGVSGFTWAADEDMDGNVGMLDCLAAAEWTAKHIHKFGGHGKRITAIGQSAGAGIIYYLTVLNGGQGKPLPFQQAFISSPAAPQRRNVTARQRKMFNMVLTAANCTSLACLRSVSETTMLRINEQLISHTPTESGGGTLGPVMGFGPAPDGKLIPDMPSVLIGQGRVHGGLSRLVVGTMAREGKETSHDDGMPGYFPTMVRQQMPTASNATVQALLDLYYRPGSEKELAWDFTTDAVFACNAYNLANGLPGKTRRYIMSTPPAVHGQDLLYYFYVDEEQTPVNDPELVLAFQSKLLALVRGEDLAWPAYGADKRMYNVTEERFEATTMPAELRARCDLVNKLVLDRANGA; this is encoded by the exons ATGCCTAACCCACAGATCCCACGGAGCAAATCGCATTTCATCATGTTGCCCAAAACCTCCTTTGTCTGGCTCACAGCCATaacggcgggcgcgcttTGTAGCCCGGCCACCGGGTCGAACCAATGTCAGCCCGCTGGCTTGGTCGACCTTGGTTACGCGAAGCACGTCCCGACATATGTCAACACAACTGCCTCGGGCCAACGCGTTGCCATTTACAAGAACATACGCTTCGCCCGGGCCCCGACCGACGATCTGCGCTTCCGCGCCCCAGACGCCAATCTCCCCCATGTGGACGGAGTGCAGGACGGCAAGGTCCCCTGGCAGAGCACCGACTGCAtcgcgtcggcgccggcctttGCGCCCTTTCCGGCGATTAATGGCACGACCTGGGGCCGCGAGGACTGCTTGTTCCTCGACGTGTATGTGCCCGAGGGCGTGCGACCGGGGGACAACGTGCCGGTGCTGCACAACTTTCACGGGAGCGCGTACGCGTTTGGGAACAAGGAGATGTTCATGAACCCCATGGGGCTGTTTGACTTGATGCACAGGCAGAGCCTGGGCAAGTTTATCGTTGTGGGAAACAACTACAG AATGGGCGTCTCTGGCTTCACGTGGGCCGCagacgaggacatggacggcAACGTCGGGATGCTCGactgcctcgccgcggcggagtGGACGGCAAAGCACATCCACAAGTTTGGCGGACACGGGAAGCGCATCACGGCCATCGGCCAGAGCGCCGGTGCGGGCATCATCTATTACCTGACGGTCCTtaacggcgggcagggcaagcCACTGCCCTTCCAGCAGGCATTCATCTCGtccccggccgcgccgcagcggcgcaaCGTCACGGCGCGGCAGCGCAAGATGTTCAACATGGTCCTCACGGCGGCCAACTGCACGAGCCTCGCGTGCCTTCGATCCGTCTCTgagacgacgatgttgcGCATCAACGAGCAGCTCATTAGCCACACACCCAcagagagcggcggcggcacccttGGGCCTGTCATGGGGTTCGGCCCGGCGCCCGACGGGAAGCTGATCCCGGACATGCCGTCGGTGCTGATCGGGCAGGGGAGGGTGCACGGCGGGCTGTcgaggctcgtcgtcgggaccatggcgcgcgagggcaaggagacgtcgcacgacgacggcatgccGGGCTACTTCCCAACCATGGTGCGGCAGCagatgccgacggcgagcaaCGCTACGGTGCAGGCCTTGCTGGACCTGTACTACCGCCCGGGCAGCGAGAAGGAGCTGGCGTGGGACTTTACGACCGACGCCGTGTTCGCATGCAACGCGTATAACCTGGCCAATGGGCTGCCGGGCAAGACGAGGCGGTACATCATgtcaacgccgccggccgtccACGGACAGGACCTCTTGT ACTATTTctacgtcgacgaggagcagacGCCGGTCAACGACCCGGAGCTGGTGCTCGCGTTCCAGTCgaagctgctggcgctggtgcgcggcgaggacctggcgTGGCCGGCGTACGGCGCGGACAAGCGCATGTACAACGTCACCGAGGAAAGGttcgaggcgacgacgatgccggcggagCTGCGGGCGCGGTGCGACCTTGTCAACAAGTTGGTGCTAGACCGGGCCAACGGCGCATGA
- a CDS encoding uncharacterized protein (EggNog:ENOG503PDAU~TransMembrane:1 (o389-409i)): protein MAGVPEPDFRVLSFMPQQGSAVARRYQKRKAHHKSRGGCVACKGKRVKCDEVRPCCSRCQRNDTRCSYGSAGEVASSSESFSSSSPSSFQVTRRPAAQIRQLCRMLCSRTIPSTDLLSNSPAVTGLDMSQEPTHHGIPRIVLMQHFQSLYPELRLVLSGENPHPVLALGMARPFLLDAVLAVSASHLRHHHEAPESRRLSRVTEHFQQALAVRSFRDALQSLALDQQTADALVLACMFLNLLTFSFAEEDHLRDTWLFRPDDPERLSWFSLQLGLKPLLVATEHYRDDTILAWMYAASDDDKGTFYGENRHMDRVPAHWMTFLGLDREDPRGGGDEEGDDLLREPARMLAEVHDLEPNDESFFLYVNFVGALDMEYRFRDMLETEDERAVWLFGYWLGLMCRFGWWWMLLRVDREWRAICLWLNQRGVRDRPGEEGRIWRLLMRDLEAANRWPRPGHDLPTNVHEIQDTTVIEIP from the exons atggcgggcgtTCCCGAGCCAGACTTCCGGGTCCTCTCCTTCATGCCGCAGCAGGGGAGCGCTGTGGCCCGGCGTTAccagaagcgcaaggcgcaTCACAAGTCCAGGGGCGGGTGTGTCGCGTGCAAGGGGAAGCGGGTCAAG TGTGATGAGGTCAGGCCTTGCTGCTCGCGCTGTCAGCGCAACGACACCCGGTGCAGCTACGgctccgccggcgaggtAGCCAGCTCCTCCGAgtccttctcgtcgtcgtcgccgtcgtcgttccAGGTCACcaggaggccggcggcgcaaaTCCGGCAGCTGTGCAGGATGCTGTGCAGCCGCACGATCCCCTCTACCGACCTGCTCAGCAACtcgcccgccgtcaccgGGCTGGACATGTCGCAGGAGCCGACCCATCACGGCATCCCACGCATCGTCCTGATGCAGCACTTCCAAAGCCTCTACCCCGAGCTGCGGCTCGTCCTCAGCGGCGAGAACCCGCACCCCGTCCTGGCCCTGGGCATGGCCCGCCCCttcctgctcgacgccgtgctcgccgtctCGGCCTCTCACctgcgccaccaccacgaggCCCCCGAAAGCCGCCGACTGAGCCGCGTCACCGAGCACTTCCAGCAGGCGCTTGCCGTGCGGAGCTTCCGCGACGCGCTGCAgagcctcgcgctcgaccAGCAAACGGCCGACGCCTTGGTGCTCGCGTGCATGTTCCTCAACCTACTAACCTTTTCcttcgccgaggaggaccaCCTGCGAGACACGTGGCTCTTCCGCCCCGACGACCCGGAGCGGCTGAGTTGGTTCTCGCTGCAGCTGGGGCTCAAGCCGCTGCTCGTGGCCACGGAGCACTACCGCGACGACACCATTCTCGCGTGGATGTACGCGGcgtcggacgacgacaagggcacCTTCTACGGGGAGAATCGGCACATGGACCGCGTGCCCGCGCACTGGATGACgttccttggcctcgaccgCGAGGACCCacgcggaggcggcgacgaggagggagacgacCTCCTGCGCGAGCCCGCGCGCATGCTCGCCGAAGTCCACGACCTGGAGCCAAACGACGAGTCCTTCTTCCTCTACGTCAACTTTGTCGGCGCGCTGGACATGGAATATCGGTTCCGCGACATGCTCgagaccgaggacgagcgcgcCGTGTGGCTGTTCGGGTACTGGCTCGGGCTCATGTGCCGCTtcgggtggtggtggatgctgctgcgtgtGGACCGCGAGTGGCGAGCCATCTGTCTGTGGCTGAACCAGAGAGGCGTCAGAGACAGGCCGGGAGAGGAGGGCAGGATCTGGCGGCTCTTGAtgcgcgacctcgaggccgcgaATCGATGGCCAAGGCCCGGGCACGACTTGCCCACCAACGTGCACGAGATTCAGGACACCACTGTAATCGAAATACCGTAA
- a CDS encoding uncharacterized protein (EggNog:ENOG503PDAU~TransMembrane:1 (o285-305i)) codes for MLCSRTIPSTDLLSNSPAVTGLDMSQEPTHHGIPRIVLMQHFQSLYPELRLVLSGENPHPVLALGMARPFLLDAVLAVSASHLRHHHEAPESRRLSRVTEHFQQALAVRSFRDALQSLALDQQTADALVLACMFLNLLTFSFAEEDHLRDTWLFRPDDPERLSWFSLQLGLKPLLVATEHYRDDTILAWMYAASDDDKGTFYGENRHMDRVPAHWMTFLGLDREDPRGGGDEEGDDLLREPARMLAEVHDLEPNDESFFLYVNFVGALDMEYRFRDMLETEDERAVWLFGYWLGLMCRFGWWWMLLRVDREWRAICLWLNQRGVRDRPGEEGRIWRLLMRDLEAANRWPRPGHDLPTNVHEIQDTTVIEIP; via the coding sequence ATGCTGTGCAGCCGCACGATCCCCTCTACCGACCTGCTCAGCAACtcgcccgccgtcaccgGGCTGGACATGTCGCAGGAGCCGACCCATCACGGCATCCCACGCATCGTCCTGATGCAGCACTTCCAAAGCCTCTACCCCGAGCTGCGGCTCGTCCTCAGCGGCGAGAACCCGCACCCCGTCCTGGCCCTGGGCATGGCCCGCCCCttcctgctcgacgccgtgctcgccgtctCGGCCTCTCACctgcgccaccaccacgaggCCCCCGAAAGCCGCCGACTGAGCCGCGTCACCGAGCACTTCCAGCAGGCGCTTGCCGTGCGGAGCTTCCGCGACGCGCTGCAgagcctcgcgctcgaccAGCAAACGGCCGACGCCTTGGTGCTCGCGTGCATGTTCCTCAACCTACTAACCTTTTCcttcgccgaggaggaccaCCTGCGAGACACGTGGCTCTTCCGCCCCGACGACCCGGAGCGGCTGAGTTGGTTCTCGCTGCAGCTGGGGCTCAAGCCGCTGCTCGTGGCCACGGAGCACTACCGCGACGACACCATTCTCGCGTGGATGTACGCGGcgtcggacgacgacaagggcacCTTCTACGGGGAGAATCGGCACATGGACCGCGTGCCCGCGCACTGGATGACgttccttggcctcgaccgCGAGGACCCacgcggaggcggcgacgaggagggagacgacCTCCTGCGCGAGCCCGCGCGCATGCTCGCCGAAGTCCACGACCTGGAGCCAAACGACGAGTCCTTCTTCCTCTACGTCAACTTTGTCGGCGCGCTGGACATGGAATATCGGTTCCGCGACATGCTCgagaccgaggacgagcgcgcCGTGTGGCTGTTCGGGTACTGGCTCGGGCTCATGTGCCGCTtcgggtggtggtggatgctgctgcgtgtGGACCGCGAGTGGCGAGCCATCTGTCTGTGGCTGAACCAGAGAGGCGTCAGAGACAGGCCGGGAGAGGAGGGCAGGATCTGGCGGCTCTTGAtgcgcgacctcgaggccgcgaATCGATGGCCAAGGCCCGGGCACGACTTGCCCACCAACGTGCACGAGATTCAGGACACCACTGTAATCGAAATACCGTAA
- a CDS encoding Ribonuclease Z (EggNog:ENOG503NWXT~COG:S), with product MSSAASSPSFATPLPQSPRSPVLEWRFPKPYSQYVLTGRSRAAWHTSFVVPQLNLLLDAGLCVNKLRPKHVFLTHGHSDHTLLAPAFVKRDDPPDVFCPREMAPAFDDFVLANTMLNLGGLVRVADAAREGLLRTGDGDGDDGDCGDGEGEDERDGDGSGRRERSADERAWLGTHVTHGVSPGDEVPLRRAKGITARVFACDHTVPCVGYVFSQTTHRLRPELASLSGPELKRLREEAAAAAAASSSPSAEHDPSSSPSSPSPSSITEPHTAPIFAFLGDTTAATLAAAPDWLRAGIPVVVTECSFLRDEHAAQAERTKHTLWRDLEPVVRRWPRTTFVLMHFSLRYSDAEVARFFRDMDDVPPNIVVWADPEAE from the coding sequence ATGtcatccgccgcctcctccccctccttcgcCACGCCCCTCCCGCAGTCCCCGCGCTCGCCCGTGCTAGAATGGCGCTTCCCCAAGCCCTACAGCCAGTACGTCCTGACGGGCcggtcgcgcgccgcctggcaCACGAGCTTCGTCGTGCCGCAGCTCAACCTACTGCTCGACGCGGGCCTCTGCGTCAACAAGCTGCGCCCCAAGCACGTCTTCCTCACCCACGGCCACAGCGACCAcaccctcctcgcccccgccTTTGTCAAGCGCGACGACCCGCCCGACGTCTTCTGCCCCCGCGAGATGGCCCCCGCGTTTGACGACTTTGTCCTCGCCAACACGATGCTCAACCTCGGTGGGCTGGTGCGCgtggccgacgcggcgcgggaggggctgctgcggacgggtgacggcgatggtgatgacggtgactgcggcgatggtgagggtgaggatgagcgcgacggcgacggcagtggGAGACGGGAAcggagcgccgacgagcgtgCCTGGCTCGGCACGCACGTCACGCACGGCGTCtcgcccggcgacgaggtgccgctgcggcgcgccaAGGGCATCACGGCGCGCGTGTTTGCGTGCGACCACACGGTCCCCTGCGTGGGCTACGTCTTCAGCCAGACGACGCACCGGCTGCGGCCCGAGTTGGCGTCGCTCTCGGGCCCGGAGCTCAagcggctgcgcgaggaggcggcggcggcggcggctgcatcATCGTCCCCCTCCGCCGAACACgacccatcatcgtcaccgtcgtcaccgtcgccgtcatccaTCACGGAGCCGCACACGGCGCCCATCTTCGCCTTCCTCGGCGACACCACGGCAGCGACCCTGGCCGCAGCGCCCGACTGGCTCCGGGCGGGCATCCCCGTGGTGGTGACCGAGTGTAGCttcctgcgcgacgagcacgcggcgcaggcggagcGCACCAAGCACACGCTCTGGCGCGACCTCGAGCCCGTGGTGCGCAGGTGGCCGCGCACCACGTTTGTGCTCATGCACTTTAGCCTGCGGtacagcgacgccgaggtggcgcgcttcttccgcgacatggacgacgtGCCGCCCAACATTGTGGTCTGGGCGGATCCCGAGGCCGAGTGA